The following DNA comes from Cellulomonas soli.
CGTCGTCGAGATCCAGGACCTGCGCGTCACGTTCGCCACGGACGCGGGTGCCGTGGCCGCGGTGCGCGGGGTCGACCTGCACGTCGCACCCGGTGAGGTGCTCGCGATCGTGGGCGAGTCCGGCTCGGGCAAGACCGTCACGGCGCGCACGATCCTCGGCCTGCTGCCCTCGACCGCGCTCACCACCGGTGCCGTGCTGCTCAGCCGCAAGGACGGCACCGCCACGCACGACGTGGCCGCCCTGCGCGGGTCGGCGCTGCGTGACGTGCGCGGACGCGACGCCGCGATGGTCTTCCAGGAGCCGTCCACGGCCCTCAACCCGGTGTACCCGGTCGGCTGGCAGATCATCGAGGGCCTGCGGGCGCACAAGCGGATCTCCCGGACGCACGCCCGGGCTCAGGCGATCGACGTGCTGCGCCGGGTCGGCATCCCCGACCCCGAGCACCGCATCGACCACTACCCGCACCAGTTCTCCGGCGGGCAGAAGCAGCGCATCGTCATCGCGCAGGCCCTGGCGCTCGATCCGGGCCTGATCATCGCCGACGAGCCGACCACCGCGCTCGACGTCACCGTGCAGGCCGAGATCCTCGACCTGCTGCGGCGCTGCCGCGACGAGTTCGGCACCGCGATCGTGCTCATCACGCACAACATGGGGGTGGTCGCCGACCTGGCCGACCGGGTCGCCGTGATGTACCTCGGCGAGCTCGTCGAGCAGGCGGACGTGCGCACGCTGTTCAGCGCACCCCAGCACCCGTACACGCAGGCGCTGCTCGACGCGGTGCCGCGGGTCGGTGGTGTGCGGCTGCGCGACCGCGCGCAGGACCCGGAGCACGTGCCGCTCACCACGCGCGTCGTCGACCGGCAGGGCCCGTCCGTCGTCGAGGCGAAGGACCTGCGCATCACCTACCCGGGTCGCTTCCGCAAGCCGGGGTTCACCGCGGTCGACGGTGTGGACCTGACGATCGGCCCCGGCGAGGTGCTCGGCCTGGTGGGCGAGTCCGGTTCCGGCAAGACGACGATCGGTCGGGCCATCGCCGGCCTGACCCCGGTGACCGACGGCTCGTTGCGGGTGCTCGGCGTCGAGATGAACCAGGTGCGCGAGCGCGAGTTCAAGCCCGTGCGCCGACGGATCGGGTTCGTGTTCCAGGACCCGGCGACGAGCTTCAACCCGCTGCTGACGATCGCCGAGTGCGTCGCCGAGCCCCTCGTGGTGCACGGCGTGGCGAAGGACCCGGGATCGGCCCGTCCGCGGGTGGACGAGCTGCTCGAGGCCGTGCAGCTGCCGCGCACGTTCGGCGACCGGTTCCCGCACGAGCTGTCCGGGGGTCAGCGTCAGCGCGCCAGCCTGGCACGGGCGCTCGCACTGGACCCGGAGCTGCTCATCGCCGACGAGCCGACGTCCGCGCTGGACGTCTCGGTGCAGGCGCGGGTGCTCGACCTGTTCGCGCAGCTGCAGCGCGACCTGGGCTTCGCGTGCCTGTTCATCAGCCACGACCTGGCCGTGGTCGACATGCTCGCCGATCGCATCGCGGTGCTGCACCGCGGGGTGCTGGCCGAGGAGGGTTCGGGCGACGAGGTGCTCGGCTCGCCGCGGGACCCGTACACCCAGCGGCTGCTGGCCTCCTTGCCCGTGCCGGACCCGGTCGAGCAGGAGCAGCGCCGGGAGACCTGGCGCGCACTGTCGCAGTGATGCGAGCCTGACCGCCGACCGACGCCCGCTCCGCCCCGCACGGGGGTGGGGCGGGCGTCGTGCATCACGGCGCCCACGGTCGCGCATCGAGACGCCCTGCCGACCGGCTGGACCGCGGGCCGCCACCGGTCGTAGGTTGTGCACATCTTGTATACAACACCGCGCACCCCGAAGCCCTCCGCCGCCGAGACGGTCCACGCCGTGCTCAAGGCGCGCATCCTCGACGGCGAGCTGGCCGGCGGCGACATGGTCGGCGAGCAGGCCCTCGCCGACGAGCTCGGCGTCAGCCGCACCCCCGTCCGTGAGGCCATCGGCCGCCTGCAGGCCGAGGGCTGGCTGCGCGTGCACCCGCGCCGCGGAGCCGTCGTCACACCCGCCTCCCCCACCGAGCGCCAGGACGTCCTCGACGCGCGCCTGCTGCTCGAGACCCACGGCGTGCGCACCGCCGTCGCCCGGGGCACCACCGACACCCTCACCGCGCGGCTGCGCGACCTGCTCGACGCCCAGCGCCGGGCGCAGGCCGCCGGGGATCTCGACGCGAGCACCGAGGCGGACGCCGACTTCCACGCCGCGCTCGCCGCCGCCGCCGGCAACGGCGTGCTCGACGGCGCCTTCGCGATGATCCGCGACCGCCACAAGCGGATGACCGCACGCGCGCTCTGGCGCGGCGACGACGTGGGCCGGCACGTCCTCGAGGGCCACGAACAGCTGCTCCGGCTCGTCGAGGCCGGCGACTGCGACGGGTTCGCCACCGCCCTGGCCGAGCACCTGGACGTGCACGCATGACGCGGGCCTGGTGGCGGGTCGCCGCCGTCCTGTTCGCCGTGGCCTGGGGCGGCAACGAGTTCACACCGCTGCTCGTCCTCTACCGCACGCGCAGCCACCTCGGCATGCTCACCGTCGACGTGCTGCTCGCCGCCTACGTGCTCGGCATCGTCCCCGGCCTGCTCGTCGGCGGCCCGCTCTCCGACCGGTTCGGGCGCCGCCCCCTGATGCTCCCCGCCCCCGTGCTCGGCGCGATCGGCTCGGCCGTGCTCGCCGCCGGCGCGCACAGCCCCGCGCTGCTGTTCATCGGACGCGTCTGCTCGGGCATCGCCCTCGGCCTGGTCATGGCCGTCGGCACCAGCTGGGTCAAGGAGCTGTCCTCCCCCGCGTACGAGCCGGGCGTCGACGCCGGAGCCGGTGCACGCCGGGCCTCGCTCGCGCTCACCACGGGCTTCGGGCTGGGAGCTGCCGTGGCCGCAGCACTCGCCCAGTGGGGTCCGTGGCCCGCGCAGACGCCGTACCTGGTGAACGTCGCGATCACGCTGGGCGCCCTGGTCGCCGTCCTCGGGGTCACCGAGACCCGCCCCCGCAGCGCGCAGCCCGGTCGCCTCGTCGACGACCTGCGGATCCCGGCGGCGGGGCACCGCAGGTTCCTGCGGGTCGTCGCACCGACCGCGCCGTGGGTCTTCGGCACGGCGGCGAGCGCGTACGCGATCCTGCCGTCCCTGCTCGCGGCACAGGTGCCCGGCCTGGCCGTCGGGCTGGCCGGCCTGATGTGCCTGGTCGCGCTCGGCTGCGGCGTCGTCGTGCAGCTCGCCGGCCGACGGCTCGACTGCCCGGACGACGCCCGCGGGCTGGGCGTCGGCATGCTCGCCGCGGTGCCGGGGCTGGTGCTCGCCGCGGCCACCGCCACCACGGGCTCCGTGACGCTCGGGCTGGCGGCCGCCGCCGTGCTCGGCTGCTCGTACGGCCTGCTGCTGGTCGGCGGGCTGCAGGAGGTCCAGCGGATCGCCGGACCCGACGACCTCGCAGGCCTGACCGCGGTGTACTACTCGGTCGCCTACCTGGGGTTCTTCGTCCCCGCGGTGCTCGCGGGCCTGCACGGGGCGGTCGGCTACCCCGCGATGTTCGTCGTCGGCGCGGTCCTGGCCGCGGCCTGCCTGGGGGTCGTGCTGCTCGGCTGGCGCCGGCACCTGCCCGCCTCTGCCGGCCCTGCCGGACCTGCCGGACCTGCCGGCCCTGCCGGACCTCGGCCGGGCCGGTCGCACGACGAGGCGCCCGTGCCGGTCAGCTCCGGGCCAGCACGATCAGCAGCATCGTGACCAGGAAGCCCGTCACGAGGTTCAGCCACAGGAACGTGCGCCACCCGGCGTTGGCCCGCTCGCAGTCCTCGTCGCGCACGGACCAGAACCGCGCCGTGCTGAGCGCGTACGGGACGGGCAGCACGGCCGCGAGCGCGCCCGGCCAGGGCACCACCAGCAGCACCACGGCCGCCAGCAGGTAGGCGACGGTGGCCGCCACGACCGTGGGGTGCGCGCCGAGCACGGTCGCCACCGAGGCGATGCCACCCTCCCGGTCGGCCCGGACGTCCTGCACGGCACCGAACGCGTGCGAGGCCATGCCCCACAGCACGAACGCGACGAGCACGGGCCAAACGTGCGGGTCGCCCAGGTCGGCGCCCACGAGCACGAGCGCGTAGAGCAGCGGCCCGACGAAGTGCATCGCCGAGGTCGCCGAGTCGAGCACCGGGCGTTCCTTGAACCGCAGTCCGGGAGCCGAGTAGGCCACGACGAGGAACAGCACGCCGAGCAGCACGAGGTCGGCCGCGGTCGACCCGACGAGCAGCAGCCACACCACGAACGGCACGGTCGTCACCAGGCAGGCGAGCAGGATCCGCCGGTGCACCGCGCGGGCCCGCTCCGGGGCGACCAGACCGCCCTCGATGCCGCCCTTGCGCGGGTTGCGCAGGTCGGAGGCGTAGTCGAAGACGTCGTTCACGCCGTACATCAGCAGGTTGTACGGGATCAGGAAGAACAGCGTGCCGATCACGAGCGTCGCGTCGACCACCCCGCCGGTGGCCATGAGCGCGCCCGCGGCGAACGGGTAGGCGGTGTTCACCCAGGAGAACGGCCGGGATGCCGCGAGGATCTCCTTCACGCGCCGGCTCCGTGCTGCGCGTCCGGCTCCCCGGAGCCGGCAGCCGGGGCCGCCCCGCGTCGGCCGAGCGCCGTCCACAGCACGGGCATGCCGACGGCGGCGGCGATCGCGTACGCGAAGTCCTCCAGCGGCGCGCCCCACAGGTAGACGCCGAGGATCTTGTCGGGGTCGAAGACGTACAGGCCGACCCGGATCATCAGCGTGTCGAACACCATGGTCAGCAGGCACAGGTGCAGCACGGTCGAGGCGATCGGCCATCCGCGCAGGTGACGCAGCACCGGGAAGGAGACGGCCAGGAGCGCGAGGAGCACGAGGATGTTCAGCACGATGTTCGTCACGGGCGCTCGCCCCGCTCGCCAGGATCGGTCCGGTGCGCCGCACGCAGCGCGGCCTGCCGGTCGAACCAGCGCCACGCGAGCAGCGCCGCGTAGCAGAGCAGCGTGAGGAAGAACGCCTCCTCGACCGGCAGCTCGGGGGCGAGCAGCAGCCCCGTCATGTGCGGCGAGTCCCCGCGGGCGAAGATGCCGAGCACGAGCCCCGCACCGTCCCAGAGCAGGAAGCCGAGCACCCCGAGCCCGACCGTGAGGCCCGCCCGCCGGGCGTCGGACCAGAACGCGAGCCGGAACCGTCGGTCGAGCAGCGCGAGCCCGCCGATCGAGACGAGCAGCGCCAGCAGGTAGGTCAGGCCGATCACCGGGTGACCTCGGCCCACAGCCCTGCCGGGCGTGCGGCGGCGAGGAATCCGGGCCGCAGCGGTGCCGGCAGCGGCCGGGTCGAGGTCTCGCCGAGCAGCCGTTTGGCGACGAGCTCGGCCCCGATGAGGCACATCGGCAGGCCGACCCCGGGCACCGTCCCGCCACCCACGTGCAGGAGTCCGCCCACGGTGCGTGAGGCGGTGCCCGGCCGGAACATGGCGGACTGCCGCAGCGTGTGCTCCATCCCGAGCGCCGACCCGCGCCAGGCCGACAGGTCGTGCGCGAAGTCGGACGGGGCGACGACCTTGCGCACGACGACCCGGTCGCGCAGGCCATCGATCCCGGCCCAGGTGCCGATCTGGTCGAGGTACCGGTCGGCGTAGGCCTCGACGACCTCCCGTTCGGGGCTCCCAGGCGGTCCGTCGCCCAGGCGGGCATCGGCAGGGAACGGCACGAGGACGAAGAGGTTCTCGTGCCCGGGCGGCGCGGCCGTCGGGTCGGTCGCGGTGGTGCGCGAGACGTACAGCGAGGCGACGTCGGGCACGTGCAGCCCGTCGGGGGGTGTGCTGCGACCGGGCCCGAGGATCGCGTCGAAGTTCGCCGGCCAGTCGCGCGAGAAGAACAGAGAGTGGTGCGCGAGCTCGGGCAGCGCGCCGCGCACGCCGGCCATGACGAGCAGCGCGGAGATCCCGGGGCCCTTGTCCGTCCACGCCTGGGCGGGCAGCTCGGACCAGCGGGGGTCGAGCAGTGCCGTCTCGGTGTGGTGGCGGTCGGCTGCGCTCACGACGACGTCCGCTGCGACGTGCTCGCCCGAGGCGAGCGTGACGCCGCGGACGAAGCCGCGCCGGCGCGGGTGCCGGACGCCCCTCGGCGCCGGGTCGACGTCGATCGAGGCGACGTCGACACCCGTGCGGATCGTGACGCCCTCGTGCCGGGCGAGCGTCGCGAGCGCCTCGATCAACGTGTACATCCCAGCCCGTGGGAAACGTACGCCTTCGTTCAGGTCGAGGTGGCTCATCAGGGAGTACAGGGCCGGCACGCGGTACGGCGACGACCCCAGGAAGACCGCGTGGTACCCGAGCGCCTGCCGCAGCACGGGGTCGGAGACCGTCCCGGCGACCTTCTCCGCGAGCGTCCTGCCGAGCAGCCCGACGAGCATCCCCGAGCGGCGGACCACGTCGGCCGACAGCACCCGGTCCGGCCGGGCGAACGTCGTGTACAGGAAGCTGTCGAGCGCCGTCCGGTACGCCTCGCCCGCTTCGGCCGCGTACGCGCGCACGGCCGCACCCGCGCCGGGCTCACGGGCCTCGAACGTTCGCCAGTTCGCCTCGGCGTCCGCCACCAGGTCGAACGGCTCGGCCTCGGCCTGCCCGGCCTCCGGCTCGGGGAACAGCCGGTACACCGGGTCGAGCGGCACGAGGTCCAGGTGGTCCTCGACGCGCGCGCCGAGGAGGGCGAACGCGTGCTCGAACACCTCGGGCATGAAGTACCAGGACGGCCCCGTGTCGAACCGGAAGCCACCCTCGCGCCACTCCCCGACGCGTCCGCCGAGCGTCTCGTGGCGTTCGAGCAGCGTGACGAGGGCACCTCCGCGCGCGAGCAGGGCCGCGGTCATCAGGCCCCCGATGCCCCCGCCGACGACGACCACGTGACGTGCACCGCTCATGCGTGACCTCCTCGTCGTCCGCGCACCTCGCGCAGCACCTCGACCCCCACGGCGCGGGCGACGACACCGAGCTTGACCGGGGCGGGCAGCCGCACCCGGCGCTCGAGCAGGTCCTCGGCCGGGGTGGCGGCGAGCGCCGCGAGCAGCCTGTCGTACATCCCGAGCGTCGCGGCCACGGCGCACCGGGCACGCGGCGGCAGGTCGGGCAGCGTGGCACGTGCCGTGCGCACGTCGTGCTCGATCTCGCCCAGCACGTCGGCGACCTGCTCCGCGTCGATGACGCCCGCCTGCGTGCCGGGGAAGTACGTGCGGCCGAGCTCGCCGTTGTCGGTGCCCAGGTCGCGCAGGAAGTTGATCTTCTGGAACGCCGCCCCCAGCGCCCGCGCACCTTCGACCAGGTGCGGCGACGGCTCGACCGGCGGCTGCCCCGGCGAGCGGTCGGCGCAGAGGAACACGCGCAGGCACATGACGCCCACGACCTCGGCCGACCCGTAGACGTACTCCTCGTAGCTGGCACGGTCGTGCGCGCGCACGGTCAGGTCGGCACGCATCGAGGCGAAGAACGGGTCGATCTCCGCCGGTCCGATGCCGGTGCGCCGCGCCGTCCGGGCGAACGCGTGCACGACGAGGTTCGTCGAGTACCCGGTGCCCAGCGCGCGCAGCGTCTGGGTGTGCAGAGCGTCGAGCTCCTCGGCCGCGTCCGCCCCCCGGTAGGTGTCGACGACCTCGTCCGCGAGCCGCACGAGCGCGTAGACGGCCTCGATGTCGTGCCGCGCCCGGGCGCCGAGCAGGCGGGTGCCCAGCCCGAACGAGCTCGAGTAGGCGTGCAGGACCGTGCGGCTGGTGCGGCCCGCGGTCGCGTCGTACAGCCGGCGGCTGCGGAGCACCGCGTCGAGCTCGTGCGTGGTCATCAGCGCCCCCGTCCGGCCAGGTCGTCCACGACGCCGCCAAGGTACTCGGCCAGCGGTGCCGGGAGCGTCGCGACGGCCAGCTCGCGGGCGAGCCGGGCGCTGCGTGCGGCGACCTCGCGCGTGCGGGCGAGGGCGCCGGAGTCGACGAGCACGGCACGGACGGCCGCGGCCCCGGCCTCGTCGAGGTCGGGGCGGCCGACGTGCGCGTCCAGCACGGCCCGTCCGGCCGCGTCGGCGTCCCGGTAGGCCAGCCGCAGCAGCTCGGTGCGCCGGCCCTCGCGCAGGTCGGACACCACGGACTTGCCGGTGACCTGCGGGTCGCCGAACACCCCGAGCTCGTCGTCCGCGACCTGGAACGCGATGCCCAGCGCCGTGCCGACCAGGGCGAGCCCGGCGCGGGCCTCGGGCACGCGGGCGAGCACGGCCCCGGTGACGAGCGGCAGCCGGCAGGAGTAGTCGGCGGTCTTGAGCTCGGCGACGAGCAGCGGCTGGGAGTCCTCGGGGTCGAGCAGTGCGGAGGCGACGTCGAGCAGCTCGCCGTCGACGGCGGTCTCGATGCCTGCTGCGAGCAGCTCGACGAGCTCGACGCGCACGGACGGCTCGACCGGTGCCCGCCCGACGAGCCGGAAGGCCGAGGCGAGCGCCACGTCGCCTGCGAGCAGCCCGGCGGCGTGCGCCTGCTCGTCGACCACGCGCGCGGCGAACCCGCGTGCGCTCAGCCGCGCCCGTGTCGCCCCGACGACGTTCGGGCGCCCGCGGCGCAGCTCGTCGTGGTCGAGCAGGTCGTCGTGCACGAGCATCGCGGTGTGCAGCAGCTCCTGCGCGGCGGCGACGGGTGCGACGGCCCGGGGGTCGCTGCCCCCGAGGCCGAGGTAGGCGGCCACGGTGAGCCGCGGGCGCACGAGCTTGCCGCCGACCTGGCCGCTCAGGTCGGACCACAGGTGCCCGCACGCCGGCGCGACCCCGCGGGCACGGGCGGTGCGCTCGGTGAGGAAGCCCTCGAGGACCTGCTCGGTCACCGCCATCACGTCCTCGACGGCCTGGGCGAGCTCGGCGGCGTCCGCCGGCCCGGGCGGGGCGTGCAGCGCTGCGGGTGCCACCGCGTGCGGTGCGGTGGGCGTGGGTGACGTCGACCTCGTCGGGGAGGTCGAGCGGAGGCGGTCGTCCATGGGCGGCCCTTCCGGAGTGGAATGCTCAGCATACTGAGCATTCGCCCGGACGCCAGGTCCGGGCACCCCCGCGCGCACGGCAGGGCCCTCGTGCCCACTGCCCGGGCGGCACGCACCGCTAGGCTGCCCTCATGACGTGGCTGGTCACCGGCGGTGCCGGATACATCGGATCTCACGTGGTGCGGGCCTTCACCGAGGTGGGCATCGCATCCGTCGTCCTGGACGACCTGTCGAGCGGGCACCGCGGGTTCGTCCCCGACGACGTGCCGCTCGTCGAGGGCTCGATCCTCGACACCGCCCTGGTCGCCGACACCCTGGCCCGCCACGGCGTGGTCGGCGTCGTGCACCTGGCCGGCTTCAAGTACGCCGGGGTGTCCGTGCAGCGCCCGCTGCACACCTACGACCAGAACGTCACGGGCACCGCCCACCTGCTCGAGGCGATGGCCTCGCAGGGTGTCGACGCGATCGTCTTCTCGTCCTCGGCTGCCGTCTACGGCACGCCGGACGTCGACCTCGTGACCGAGCAGACCGCCACCGCCCCGGAGTCGCCCTACGGCGAGTCCAAGCTGATCGGCGAGTGGCTGCTGCGCGACCAGGCCAAGGCCGCGCCGCTGCGGCACACCTCGCTGCGCTACTTCAACGTCGTCGGCTCCGGCACCCCGGACCTGTACGACACCAGCCCGCACAACCTGTTCCCGCTGGTCCTGGACGCGCTGACCGAGGGCCGCACGCCGCGCATCAACGGCACCGACTACGCCACGCCCGACGGCACGTGCGTGCGCGACTACGTGCACGTCGCCGACCTGGCCACGTCACACGTCGCCGCCGCACGCGCGCTGACCGAGGGCACGGAGCTCGAGCGCGTCTACAACCTCGGCTCGGGCGACGGCGTGTCCGTACGCGAGATCATGACCGCCATGGCCCGCGCGACCGGCATCGACTTCGAGCCCGAGCTCGCCGCCCGCCGCCCGGGCGACCCCGCCCGCATCGTCGCCTCGGGCGAGCTCGCCGCCCGCGACCTCGACTGGGTCATGCGGCACACGCTCGACGACATGGTCACGAGCGCCTGGGACGCCCGCCGCGCGCACTGAGCGGCCCGACCGACCGACAGCCCCGTCCGTCGGTCGGATCGGCGCTCGTCGAACCGGCGACGGTCAGGGCTGCTGCCCCGGCGGTGACCTGCGTCAGCGACCCGCGACGGGGAGCGCCCGCAGCGCGGGCAACCGTGCCGCGAGCTCCTCGAGCGCCCGCTCCGGCCCGGCGTACACGCCCTCGAGCCGCGGCCAGTGCACGACCACGTCGGTGAACCCCAGCGCCGCCGCCCGCTCGACGCCCTCGACCGCCACGTCGACCGACGTCAGCGAGAACAGCGGCGCTCCGTCCAGCGACAGGTAGCGGCGCGCCCGGCTCTCCCCCGTCCGGCCGGCGGCCGCCTCGGCGGCGTCGAACTGCGCGACGAGCCCCTCGAGGTCGCTCCACCAGCGCTCCTGCGCGGCTGCCCGGTCGGCGATGTCGTCGCCGTCGGAGTCGAACGACGGCCCGTACGTCACCCATCCCTGCCCGTACCGCGCGGCCAGCGCCAGCGCGCGTGGACCGTTGGCCGCGACCACGAACGAGGGCCGCGGCCGGGCGATCGTGCCGGGGATCATCCGCGCGGCGTGCGCCTCGTAGAACTCGCCGTCGTGCTCGGTGACCGGCTGGGTGAGCAGCTCGTCGAGCAGCGCCACGAACTCCTCGAACCGGCGGGTGCGCTCGCCCCGCGTCGGTGCCGGGCCGAGCACCTGGGCGTCGAAGCCCTCCCCGCCCCCACCGAGGCCGAGCAGCAGACGCCCGCCGCTGACGTCGTCGAGCCCCATGACGTCCTTGGCGAACGGCACGGGGTGCCGGTAGTTCGGCGAGGCCACGAACGTGCCGAGCCCGATGCGCGAGGTCACCGCCGCCGCAGCAGCCAGCAGCGGCACGGTGGCGAACCACGGCTCGTCGGCCAGTGAACGCCACGCCAGGTGGTCGTAGGTCCAGGCGTGGTCGAAGCCCCACTCCTCGGCGCGCTGCCAGCGGCTGCGGGCGAGGGACCAGCGTTCCTGGGGCAGGAGGATGACTCCGACGGCGACCATGCGGGTCACGCTAGCGGCCTGCACCCCGGTGCGGGGCGCGCGGGCGGCAGGTGGGCGGCGGGTGGGCGGCAGGTGGGCGGCGGGTGGGCGGCAGGTGGTCAGGCGTGGCCGTGGGCCTCCTGGTCCTCGTCCACCGACGGCGGCTCGAGCTGGAAGGTGCAGTGGTCGACGTCGAAGTGACCGGCGAGGCACCGACGCAGGTCGCCCAGCACGCGCCCGGCCTCGCCGCGTTCCAGCACGTCGTCGGGCACCTCGACGTGCGCGGACAGCACGGGCACCCCGGACGTGATCGTCCACGCGTGCAGGTCGTGCACGCCCAGCACGCCGGGCACCCCGCAGATGTGCGTCCGGACCGCGTCGAGGTCGACCCCGCGCGGCGTGCCCTCGAGCAGCACCACGCCCACCTCGCGCAGCAGCTGGACGGCCCGGGGCAGCACCATGAGCCCGATGAGCACCGACGCGATCGCGTCGGCCCGCAGGTAGCCGGTGGTGAGCACCACGACCGCGGCGACGACGACCGCGACGGAGCCGAGCAGGTCGCCCAGCACCTCCAGGTAGGCGCCCCGGACGTTGAGCGACTCGGCCTGGCCCCGCTGCAGCAGCGCGAGGCCGATGCCGTTGGCCACCAGACCGACCAGTGCGACGGCGAGCATCAGCCCGCCGTCGACGGCGACCGGCTCGAGGAGCCGCCGCACGCCCCCGACCAGCACCCCGAGACCCACGACGCCGACGACGACACCGTTGACGAGGGCCGCGAGGATCTCCGCGCGCTGCCACCCGAAGGTGCGGCTCGCGGTGGCGGGACGAGCCGCGAGCGCCGTCGCCGCGAGGGCGAGCCCGACCCCGAGCGCGTCGGTGAGCATGTGCCCGGCGTCGGCCAGCAGCGCGAACGAGCCGGAGAGCACGGCGCCGACGACCTCGGCGACCAGGACCGTGACCGTCAGGACGAGGACCGTGGCCAGCCGCCCGCGGTGCGCCTGCGCCGCGGTGCCCTGCCCCTGCGTGGGCGCGTGCGTGTGCGTGTGCCCGTGTGAGCGCCCGTGGCCGTGCGGGCGGCGTTCCGGGTGCGGTGCCGGGTCGTCGGCGCCGTGCGCGCCGTGCGGCGTGCTCACGGGTGGGCCTCCTCGCGCTCGATCGCCCGGGCGACGACACGCTCCGCGGCCCCGAGCAGGTCGTCGAGCTCAGGGTCGGCCAACGCGTAGCGCGTCGCACGCCCCTCGGGGCTGGCGACGACCAGACCGGCCGACCGGAGCGTCGCCAGGTGCGCGGAGACGGTCGACTGCGCGAGGCCGAGCGCACCGGTGAGCTCGACGACGCGTCGCGGGGCCTCGGCCAGCAGGTGCACGATCGACAGACGCGTGGGGTCGGCCAGGGCGTGCAGCACCCGGACGACCGCCCCGTGCGCGTGCTCACCGGCCGGGACTCCCGGGTGGTCGTGCACCCTCTGATCCATCGTCATGCGGCGATGTTATAGCCAGAGGTCGATGAGAAGGAACGGTCAGTGAGCCGCTCAGTCCCAGCCGAGCGCGTGCAGCCGGTCGTCGTCGATCCCGAAGTGGTGCGCGATCTCGTGCACGACCGTCACGGCGACCTCCTCCACGACCTCCTCGCGCGTGCGGCAGATCGCGAGCGTCGGCCGACGGAACACCGTGATCCGGTCCGGGAGCGCACCGGTCGCCCAGAACTCCCCGCGCTCGGTCAGCGGCACACCCTCGTACAGCCCGAGCAGGTCGGGCTCGTCCGCCGGCGGGTCGTCCTCCACGAGCACGACGAGGTTGTCCGTCATCGCCGCCAGCTCGTCGGGGATCTCGTCCAGCGCGTCCCGGACGGCATCCTCGAAGTCCTCGCGCGACATGTGCACCACCCGGCCATCCTGCCCGGTCCGCGACGCCACCACCTGCGCAGCCACCCGCGCACGCACCGCGAGCCGGGCGACCCACGGGCACGCGCCGAGAGGCCTGCGCGGGCCCGCTTTGGAGATCGGGCCGTCCACACCGTATGCTCATCACCGGTCTTCCGACGCCTCGACGTCAGGGGCGGAAACGCCCTCATCGTCTAGCGGCCTAGGACCCCGCCCTTTCACGGCGGTAGCACGGGTTCGAATCCCGTTGGGGGTACGAGCAGTACAGAAGGTCTTGTTTCACACAAGGCCCCGTAGCGCAGTTGGTTAGCGCGCCGCCCTGTCACGGCGGAGGTCGCGGGTTCAAGTCCCGTCGGGGTCGCTCGAGGTACGAGGCCCGGTCGCAAGACCGGGCTTTCGCACTCAGGGCTCTGTAGCTCAGTTGGTAGAGCGTTCGACTGAAAATCGAAAGGTCACCGGATCGACGCCGGTCGGAGCCACCTCTCATGAAGACCCCCGGATCTCCGGGGGTCTTCGTCGTCTCCCCGCCGGATCCGTGTCGCGCCCAGCAACCCGGCCCGGCATCCCGCGGAACGTCGGGGCTCCGGCCGTAGGCTGGGACCACCGACACGCAGGGGACACGCAGGCCGAGAGGACACGACCGTGACCAGCCCGTCCGGGGCCGACCGCCCACGCCCGAGGTTCTTCGAGCGCTTCACCGAACCGTTCGCCGACCGCGCGCGGGAGAAGCTCGAGCACGCCGAGGACAAGGTCCGTGACGCGATCCAGACCGAGATCGACGCGGTCTCGGCGAGCGTGCGCGCGCGGGCGAT
Coding sequences within:
- a CDS encoding LLM class flavin-dependent oxidoreductase; this encodes MVAVGVILLPQERWSLARSRWQRAEEWGFDHAWTYDHLAWRSLADEPWFATVPLLAAAAAVTSRIGLGTFVASPNYRHPVPFAKDVMGLDDVSGGRLLLGLGGGGEGFDAQVLGPAPTRGERTRRFEEFVALLDELLTQPVTEHDGEFYEAHAARMIPGTIARPRPSFVVAANGPRALALAARYGQGWVTYGPSFDSDGDDIADRAAAQERWWSDLEGLVAQFDAAEAAAGRTGESRARRYLSLDGAPLFSLTSVDVAVEGVERAAALGFTDVVVHWPRLEGVYAGPERALEELAARLPALRALPVAGR
- a CDS encoding polyprenyl synthetase family protein, producing the protein MDDRLRSTSPTRSTSPTPTAPHAVAPAALHAPPGPADAAELAQAVEDVMAVTEQVLEGFLTERTARARGVAPACGHLWSDLSGQVGGKLVRPRLTVAAYLGLGGSDPRAVAPVAAAQELLHTAMLVHDDLLDHDELRRGRPNVVGATRARLSARGFAARVVDEQAHAAGLLAGDVALASAFRLVGRAPVEPSVRVELVELLAAGIETAVDGELLDVASALLDPEDSQPLLVAELKTADYSCRLPLVTGAVLARVPEARAGLALVGTALGIAFQVADDELGVFGDPQVTGKSVVSDLREGRRTELLRLAYRDADAAGRAVLDAHVGRPDLDEAGAAAVRAVLVDSGALARTREVAARSARLARELAVATLPAPLAEYLGGVVDDLAGRGR
- a CDS encoding phytoene/squalene synthase family protein — encoded protein: MTTHELDAVLRSRRLYDATAGRTSRTVLHAYSSSFGLGTRLLGARARHDIEAVYALVRLADEVVDTYRGADAAEELDALHTQTLRALGTGYSTNLVVHAFARTARRTGIGPAEIDPFFASMRADLTVRAHDRASYEEYVYGSAEVVGVMCLRVFLCADRSPGQPPVEPSPHLVEGARALGAAFQKINFLRDLGTDNGELGRTYFPGTQAGVIDAEQVADVLGEIEHDVRTARATLPDLPPRARCAVAATLGMYDRLLAALAATPAEDLLERRVRLPAPVKLGVVARAVGVEVLREVRGRRGGHA
- the crtI gene encoding phytoene desaturase family protein, coding for MSGARHVVVVGGGIGGLMTAALLARGGALVTLLERHETLGGRVGEWREGGFRFDTGPSWYFMPEVFEHAFALLGARVEDHLDLVPLDPVYRLFPEPEAGQAEAEPFDLVADAEANWRTFEAREPGAGAAVRAYAAEAGEAYRTALDSFLYTTFARPDRVLSADVVRRSGMLVGLLGRTLAEKVAGTVSDPVLRQALGYHAVFLGSSPYRVPALYSLMSHLDLNEGVRFPRAGMYTLIEALATLARHEGVTIRTGVDVASIDVDPAPRGVRHPRRRGFVRGVTLASGEHVAADVVVSAADRHHTETALLDPRWSELPAQAWTDKGPGISALLVMAGVRGALPELAHHSLFFSRDWPANFDAILGPGRSTPPDGLHVPDVASLYVSRTTATDPTAAPPGHENLFVLVPFPADARLGDGPPGSPEREVVEAYADRYLDQIGTWAGIDGLRDRVVVRKVVAPSDFAHDLSAWRGSALGMEHTLRQSAMFRPGTASRTVGGLLHVGGGTVPGVGLPMCLIGAELVAKRLLGETSTRPLPAPLRPGFLAAARPAGLWAEVTR
- the galE gene encoding UDP-glucose 4-epimerase GalE, coding for MTWLVTGGAGYIGSHVVRAFTEVGIASVVLDDLSSGHRGFVPDDVPLVEGSILDTALVADTLARHGVVGVVHLAGFKYAGVSVQRPLHTYDQNVTGTAHLLEAMASQGVDAIVFSSSAAVYGTPDVDLVTEQTATAPESPYGESKLIGEWLLRDQAKAAPLRHTSLRYFNVVGSGTPDLYDTSPHNLFPLVLDALTEGRTPRINGTDYATPDGTCVRDYVHVADLATSHVAAARALTEGTELERVYNLGSGDGVSVREIMTAMARATGIDFEPELAARRPGDPARIVASGELAARDLDWVMRHTLDDMVTSAWDARRAH